Proteins encoded within one genomic window of Bacteroidetes bacterium SB0662_bin_6:
- the arsM gene encoding arsenite methyltransferase, translating to MPLTPSRQYCRNVRHRIRPKLLPAFPTPPAQSPQNPLHSGRKHEQRLTGSHHNLSHWTYPVVTGARSKGAHPSRRYRLTLNATERRTAVRERYARAAVTGDTCCEPANDDPGTDGSAATASGAKTTADEISCAVGYGQDELNRVPEGANLGLGCGNPVALASLAPGETVLDLGSGAGFDCFLAAERVGPEGRVIGVDMTSEMVERARANALKGGFANVEFRLGEIEALPVPDGVADIIISNCVLNLSANRPRVLAEAMRALRPGGRVMISDLVSDHPMPDFIAHSKASLVGCLPVQVAEYEADLAAAGFTDINVEKRQRYPSEHILADPQVQAVIRRQPAREAEVHAFLESIHGGTICATKPEAAE from the coding sequence ATGCCGCTGACTCCCTCCCGGCAATATTGCCGGAACGTGCGCCACAGGATTCGCCCTAAACTCCTGCCCGCTTTCCCTACCCCACCCGCACAATCACCCCAAAATCCTCTCCATTCAGGAAGGAAACACGAGCAACGGCTTACTGGTTCTCATCACAATCTTTCTCATTGGACGTATCCTGTTGTAACGGGTGCGCGATCCAAAGGCGCCCATCCCTCAAGGAGGTACAGATTGACCCTCAATGCCACCGAAAGACGCACCGCCGTGCGCGAACGATACGCCCGCGCAGCCGTGACGGGAGACACCTGCTGCGAGCCCGCAAACGACGACCCTGGAACCGACGGTTCTGCCGCAACCGCCAGCGGCGCGAAAACTACCGCCGACGAGATCAGTTGCGCTGTCGGCTACGGCCAGGACGAACTGAACCGCGTCCCCGAGGGCGCCAACCTCGGTCTCGGATGCGGCAACCCTGTGGCGCTGGCGTCGCTGGCTCCGGGCGAGACCGTGCTCGACCTCGGTTCGGGCGCCGGCTTCGACTGCTTCCTGGCTGCGGAACGCGTCGGGCCCGAGGGCCGGGTCATCGGGGTGGACATGACCTCCGAGATGGTGGAACGGGCGCGCGCCAATGCGCTCAAGGGCGGTTTCGCGAACGTCGAGTTCCGGCTGGGCGAGATAGAGGCTCTGCCGGTGCCCGACGGCGTCGCGGATATCATCATTTCGAACTGCGTCCTCAACCTGTCGGCCAACCGCCCGCGCGTCCTGGCCGAGGCAATGCGCGCGCTCAGGCCCGGCGGCCGTGTAATGATCTCGGATCTGGTTTCCGATCACCCCATGCCGGACTTCATCGCGCACTCGAAGGCGTCGCTGGTCGGCTGCCTTCCGGTCCAGGTCGCCGAGTACGAAGCCGACCTCGCCGCTGCGGGATTCACGGACATCAACGTCGAAAAGCGGCAGCGCTATCCGTCCGAGCACATTCTCGCCGATCCCCAGGTGCAGGCGGTAATCCGCCGCCAACCCGCGCGCGAGGCAGAGGTCCACGCCTTCCTGGAATCGATACACGGGGGAACGATCTGCGCCACAAAGCCGGAGGCAGCAGAATAA